In Exiguobacterium acetylicum, the genomic stretch GCTGCTTGCGCCCTTGTTCAAGCAACGGATTCCGTGGTCGGCTCTCAAGTATTCCGTCTTGATCGTCCTTGGCGTCGTCGTCATGCAGTTATCCGTCGCAGTAAGTCTATCGCTACAATCCTTACTGTTCGGTGCCTTGCCGGTGCTCGTCGCTGCGATTGCCTATCCGCTTGGTAACCGGAAGATGATGGAACGGTATGGGAATGAGCTCGATGTCTTTGAGCGGATCCTTGGAATGACGATCGCGAGTCTACCGTTTTGGATTGTGCTCTCCGTAATTGCTTACATACAAGTCGGATTACCAAGTGTCAGTCAAGTGACCCAGTCCGGCTTCGTCGCCTTATTCTCAGGCGTCATCGCGACATCGCTCTTCTTCTACGCGACGTCACTCGTCCGGACGGAACCGGTCCGGTTAGCCGCGATCGAGGCGACTCAGTCGTTTGAGATCGTCTTCACCGTTATCGGGGAGATTTTGTTTCTCCATGCAGCACTACCGACTGGACTCGCGACATTCGGGATCATCCTCGTCATGCTCGGGATGACGTTGCATAGCCTGAATCAGGCGGAGCGGACGGTCGTCCGTCCTGCGAAACGAAAAATCAATTGAGAAAGTAGGCTGTCAGATGGTTTTAACAGGTACACTCGTCAATACCGTCCTGATCATCATTGGGACGTTGCTCGGATTGATGTTCCACCGGATTCCGGAACGGATGAAGGAGACGGTCTTGCAAGCGATTGGTCTAGCCGTCGTCGTGCTCGGGATCCAGATGGGGATGAAAAGCACGAACTTCTTGATCGTCATCGGTAGTCTCGTTCTCGGAGGTGCGATCGGAGAATGGTTCCGCCTCGATGAGAAGCTCGATCGGATGGGGGCATGGCTCGAACGTAAAATCAGTCGCGGTCGACCATCGAATATCGCCGAAGGCTTCGTTACCGCGACGTTGATTTTCGTCATTGGAGCGATGGGTGTCCTCGGTGCGCTCGACGGTGGACTGCGTCAGGATCACGACGTCCTCTATACGAAGGGATTGATTGACGGCTTCACGGCGCTTGTCCTCAGTTCAACGCTCGGAATCGGCGTCATGTTCTCGGCGATTCCTGTCTTCCTCTATCAGGGGGCGATTGCACTGAGTGCCGTTGCGATCACGAAGTTCATTCCCGACGCCGCGCTGCAAGAATTCATCTTGGAGATGACGGCGACCGGTGGAGTGATGATTGCAGCGATCGGTCTCAATCTCGCCGGAATCACGAAAATCCGTGTCGCGAACTTGTTACCGGGCATCGTCATCGTCGCTGTCATCGTGACGGGCTTACATCTATTCTAACGAAACATCCCCGCCTGTCCGAAAGGACGAGCGGGGATGTTGTATTATGTCTCAATCAATTCATGTGTCTCGTATGCCGTGATTGTATGGCCATCATAATGAAAGTCATGCAGTAAAGGGTGCTCGGTCGACAGAGCAATCGGTAGGTAGTGCCGGAGGTTGCTGATGACACCCATGTTATCGTCGCCTAAAATCCAGTCGAGTGATTTCCAATCGAGGATTCCTTCAACTGTCATGACCGGTGTTGGAAACGGACGATCTTCTAAATCAGCCAGGTAGAGGTACATGCCAGAAGTCTCTTTCCCATGTAAGCGGACGATGCCTTTCGATGTCACTGAGGTGAGCGGGATGCCTGTCTCTTCAAACGTCTCGCGGATGACGGCGGCTTCCGGTGTCTCGCCCGGTTCGATCTTACCACCGACACCATTCCACATGCCCATCGCCGGACGTTTTTGCCGATTGACGAGTAAAAAGTGGTCTGCGTGGCGGATTAAACAAAGTGTATAACGATCCATGATTTACGACTCCCGTCCTAAAAAGTGTGTGTTGTACAGCATCTCTAATTGGGCGGGACCTGCGACCGGTAACTCGGTCGTCGTCGTTTCTTCAATCCGTAACGTCCGCTCAGTCAACGTCTTTTGTCCGGTTGGCGTCCGCATCGCGACGAGGCGACCTTTATTGAACGGCGAAGCGTCGCTCTGCTGGATGATCTGTTCCATCTTCGATAAGTCATCTGTTGTAATGGACGTCTCGCGGTCGAACCGGTATCCAGTCACAAACTCTGCTTGTCCCGTTCGCTTCATCTCAAGTATGTCATTATTGATGATCCGGTAACTGCCGCTCGCGGAATGAACGGTCTCCCCATTCAACGGAACAGGGACGAGCGGTAAATTAACGCCGAAGCCGGTATCGAGCAAGTGTGTTTCATTCCAAATGATCGCGACATGGGTCGGTCCGGTCGCTGACCAGGCGTCCGACTTCGTATCGTAAACAGTCGCTTGAACGAGCCGAACGGGACAATTCAGTTCCTGCAGGACCCGGTGCAGCAGTCCATTCAAGTCATAACAGACACCACCGCGTCGCTCTGTCAGAAACGTTTCGATGAAGCGCTCGTCGCTAAACGGACGGATGCGCTTCTCAAGGACGGTCGTATTCTCGAACGGTAACTGGTAGGCGAAGGCTTCGAGTAAGTCAGGTAATTGATCAAACGTGATTGCATCGAGCTGAAACTCAATTCGCTGTTCTAAGTCTTTCATCCAATCCATCTCTGGTCCCTCCTTTGTTCACTACCTGATTATCCCATATTCCTTCAGAAAATGTGGATTTCAGTCTATATTATCTGAAAATAAGGATTTCCCTTTTGTTCAATGGAAATCTTTGATATGCTGAGACAGGATTAATTAAGAATGATTCTCAATGTCGAATCACGAATTAAAGGAGGTCTCACCATGAGACGGAAAACTTGGATGACAGCGTTGACGCTCCTCGTGTTGAGCAGTTTGATGCTTGCAGCTTGTTCAGGTCAAGCAGAGCAATCGAACGAAAAGACGCGGACGATCACGCACGAAGCAGGAAAAACGAAAGTACCGGAAAAGCCGAAGAAAGTCGTCGCGCTCGAATTCTCGTTCGTCGATGCATTAGATGAACTCGGCATCACACCGGTCGGGATCGCACAAGAAAACAAGACGGATGTTTCTGGATTACTCGGAAAAGACATCTCGTTCACGGAAGTCGGTACACGCCAACAACCAAACCTTGAAGTGATCAGTTCCTTGCAACCGGATTTGATCATCGGCGACTTCAACCGTCATAAAGGAATTTACAAGCAATTGCAAGAAATCGCACCGACGATCATCTTGAAGAGTCGCAATGCGACGTATGAAGAGAACATCGATTCGTTCAAGACGATTGCGGAAGCGGTCGGCAAAACGAAACAGATGGACGATCGCCTTGCCCTGCATGAAGAGCGCTTGCAGGCAGCGAAGAAGAAGGTTGATCCAAAAGATGACCGGAAAGTCATGGTCGGTGTCTTCCGCGCCGATTCACTGACAGCACACGGTGAGACGTCGTTTGACGGTGAGTTGCTCGAGAAGATCGGTATCGAGAATGCCGTTACGAAAACAGCGGAACCGACTGTGACGATCACGTTAGAGCAGATGGTCAAGTGGGATCCGGACGTCATCTTCATGGCGGAAGCTGATCCGAAGTTACTGAAAGAGTGGAAGGATAATCCGCTCTGGAATCAGATCACAGCGGTCAAAAACGGAGAAGTCTATGAAGTCAATCGTGACCTCTGGACACGTTACCGCGGTCTGGACGCTGCTGAACAAATCGTTGACGAAGCAATTCAATTGCTCAAACAGAAATAACGAACGACAAAAGCCGGAGCAATCTGGCTTTTCGTCTTAGAAAGGGGAAAGATCCGGTGCAGCGGAAACGTCTGATTTTCGTACTTATCTTACTCAGTGGCTTGGCCGTTTATAGTAGCTTGTTCTTTGGTATCACACAGATGAATCCGGTCCACTTAGTGCAGGAGTGGATCAGCGGCACGACCTCTAAAGCGGGACTCGTCCTGACGAATCTGCGCTTGCCGCGTCTCTTGCTCGGATTGTTGCTCGGAGCAAACCTTGCCGTCGCTGGAGCGATCATGCAAGCTGTGACGCGGAACCCGCTCGCTTCACCACAAGTCTTTGGGGTCAATGCCGGTGCGTCGTTTCTCGTCGTCTTAAGCCTGCTCATCTTTCCGTCACTCGGGACGGCGAACTTGCTTTACTTCGCTTTTGTTGGTGCCTTACTTGGTGGCGTGCTCGTCTTTTCGTTCGCTTCGATTCGCGGGATGACGGCGTTAAAACTTGCCCTCGTCGGGATGGCAATCCATCTCTTGTTGACGTCGCTAACGAAAGGCTTGATTTTGTTCAACGACCGGATCACGAACGTCTTGTACTGGTTGTCTGGTTCGCTCAGTGATGCAAGCTGGCTCGAGCTCCGGATCGTCTTACCATGGTCGCTTGTCGGTTTGATTCTTGCGGCAAGTCTCGCGAAGTCGCTCGCCGTTTTCCAACTCGGGCAAGACGTCGCGGTCGGACTCGGACAAAAAGTGACGCGGATCCGTCTGCTTGCCGGCATCAGTGTCGTGTTACTCGCAGGCGTGACGGTTGCCGTTGCCGGAGCAATTGGCTTCATCGGTCTGATGGTGCCGCATATCACACGTCGACTCGTTGGCGAGGACTACCGAATCGTCTTACCCGTCTCTGCCGTCATCGGTGGTCTGTTGTTGACGTACGCCGATGTCCTGGCGCGCTTCATTGCCTATCCGTATGAATCACCAGTCGGCATCGTGACGTCATTGCTCGGGGCACCTTTCTTCCTTATCTTGGCACGTCGCCAGATGAAAGGGGGATTACGATGAGAGAGATGCGTCGGATTCTACTTGTCGCAGTAATCGTTTTCGTCACAAGCTTCGCCTTATTGTCGGTCGGTTCGATTCAGTTATCGTTAACGGAACTCTGGCAGTCGTTCTTTGGTGGAAAGGATGCTTTCATCGTCCAAAATTACCGTCTGCCGCGAACGGTCCTCGCCTTTTTAGCAGGAGCGAGTTTCGCTCTTGCCGGGGTCATCTTACAAAGCGTCATCCGTAATCCATTGATCTCACCGGACGTAATTGGGGTGACGAACGGAGCGTCTCTGTTCGCTGTTTTGACGATTGCCCTCGTGCCGGATGGTCCGCTCTTGTTGACACCGATCGCCGCCTTCATCGGAGCAGCACTCGTCATGCTGGCGTTGATGATGCTTGAGCGGGGAGGAAACGTCTCCCGCAGTTCGTTTGCGTTACTTGGTATCGCCGTTAGTGCGATCTGTGCTTCCGGAACAGAATACCTGTTGATTAAATTTCCACTTCAGACGAACGATTCACTCGTCTGGCTTGCTGGCAGTCTGTTCGGGAAAGGCTGGCAGCAGGTGTTGATCTTAGCGCCGGTGCTCGTCGTGATTGGTGCGATCCTCTTCTATCGACACCGTCAACTCGATGTCTTATCACTTAGTGAGGAAGTCAGCATTGGTCTCGGTTTACCGATTCAGCGGACGCGGCACGTCTTCTTGGCGCTCGCTGTTGTCCTAGCCGGTATTGCCGTCGCAACAGTCGGTGCAATCGGCTTCATCGGTTTGATTGCTCCACATATGGCACGCCGTCTTGTCGGACATAAACACCTCGCCGTCTTACCGATGGCGCTGTTACTCGGCGGCGGATTACTCGTCGTCGCTGATGCGCTCGGTCGCGGGATTCATCCGCCGCTTGAAGTGCCAGCCGGATTGATCACGGCGATCATCGGTGTACCGTACTTCCTGTATCTCTTACGGAGAGAGAAGGCGGCTTGAACAAGTTATTTAAAAAAAGACTCTCGGAAACCGAGGACAAGTGTGCAGCATCTGTCTTTCGGTCAGAGAGTCTTTTTTTGTGTTAGTCGAGTTCTTGAAGCGTAATCATTCGATCATGTCGATTCGCGACATCTAGGTCATGCGTAACTGTGATGATTGTCGTCTGGACTGTTTGATTCAAGTCAAAGAGTAGATTCATGATCTTTTCTTTATTCTCGGTATCTAAAGAAGCAGTAGGTTCGTCTGCTAAGATGATATCAGGTTTCATGATTACGGCTCTTGCGAAGACGGCTCGTGAGCGTTGACCACCCGAACATTCATGTGGTTTCTTCTTTAAGATTGAAGCGATCCCAATGCGATGCACGACTTCCTTTACGTACGCAAGCGTCGTTGGGTCTTTCTCTAAATTAGCATATAAGAGAGGTAACTTAATATTATCTTCAATAGTCAACGAAGGGATCAAAGCGGATTCTTGGAGGACGAATCCGATTTTTTGATTTCGCCATGTGGCCAATTGTTTTGTGGTCAAGTCAGCCGTAGATGAATCGAAAAGTGTATAGGTGCCTTCATAGTGCGTATCAAGTAGTCCGAGTATATTCAGTAAAGATGTTTTGCCCACGCCGGACGGACCGACGATCGCCAGTTTTTCACCGGATTGAACCGTCAAGGTGAAGTTTTTCAGTATTGAAAAGTTCGATTTCGGAAACGTCTTCTGTTGAATTTCAAGATGAATGCAATTACTCATTCTAACACTCCTATTGAGATTGGAATCTGCTTTATTTTTTTCATCGTCAGTTCGACGATGATCGTACCGATGACGATATCGATCACAAGAACTGCTGCTAAAGCAACCCAATCGATATCGATCAAACCGAGGAATCCGTACGTGACGAAAGCGGACTCTTTGGTCGTCCAAAATAGATGACGGCTATAAGCGACTGAAGACATTAAGACGACTAGGTTGATGAAAAATAGAATTGCGAAGTAACGATAGAACAATTTTCGGAGAGTGGCGTAACTCAGTCCGACGAGTAGATGAATCGTAATATCCTTGATCATCAGGCGAACACTGACGAAGCTGATCCAAATGCTTAACAGGAGAACAAGGAATAGCAACGCGACAGATAGCAGACTCATGAGCATCAGCGAACTGCTGTAGTATTCCTTAAAAAATGCATAGTTGTCTTGTTGTGTATAGAAATTGAATGTCATACCTGTATTTTGATGAATAAGTGTTCTTAGCTGGTTCATTTTTTTCTCGGATGAATCGAGCAGTACGAGATCCATCAAAGCATTGACGTGGAGGTCAAGACCGGCATTTTGAATAAACGCTGAATCAACGGGAACAAACACTGCAAAGTTATAGTAATGCTTCGAATTCGGAGCATAGAAGCTAGACCGATAGATATTTTTCTTTAATATGCCTTGCACATGTAACAGGACAGGTTTGTTCGTAACGGGATTGATCGTTTGGATCGTAGAACCGAGAGAATACGATTCCGCTAGACCGGGACCAATCAAGACAGGTAAGTGATCTTGTTTCCTTGTCTCCTCAAATTGGAGAGGTTTTCCTTTAGATAATGGAAAATCTCTTAACTGATAAGCGGCTTCGTTTATGTAGTTGAATTGAACTTCCATGTCCTGCTTATTCTTTAATGGAACGACGAACCCATCCGAATGGAGAACGTAGTCGAAATTTTGATCTAAGTATTGATAAATTTTTTGAGTATCTTCGATGTCGATGCTGTCAAAGTCGGGATTACTATCAGGATCTAAGTTCGCTACGAAAGCGTTTCGATCATGTAAGGCGGTCATTTCTTGATATCCCTGATATGTACTGATGATTGAACGAACGGTAGAGAATGTCAGGTAATTCGCTGCAAAAAGCAAAATAACCATACCGAATACGAGAAGCCATCTTTTTAAGAAGATATTCCTGAAGAAATAACGGAAAAGTTTCATTTTTGATTCACCCAACTTGTGAATAGAATGATGTAGAAGACAAAGATAAAAACGAGTAACAGGCTACTTGTGATGTGTACCTGCAAAGACATATGAAGAACGAGTGAAAACATGAAGCAACAGCATAAAATGAGTAAATGGTGGAGCATATAGCGGAAGGCGATTTGTTGTCTAGTGTCTCCAACAAGAATACGACACAAGATTTCAATTTTTCGTTGTCTTACAAATTGATACTGAAAAATCAATACGAGTAATGTCGAGAACACAATCACGATCAGTTTGACATCTAAGATATTTTCAATGAAGGATTTAAATACCGGATAACGTTCCAAGTTTAACGTTTGTGCGATTGACAATGCTGTATTGATAGAAAAACAAATGATGTAGAGGAGACTCAGCTCCACGTAGTCTCTTCGTCGAAATAAAGAATGTTTCATCGAATACTCCTTCATTATGATAATTGGAATTTAATTTTATCATATATTGACAATTATTTAAAAAAAGGTAACGATTTTCACCTGTTCTTCGATGAGTAAGAGGACGCTAAGAAAATGAAACACCCCTTCATTTCGTTGTGAAATGAGGGGGTAATGGATTGAAAAGGTTATTTAGTGAGGGTATCAAGCGGTACGTTTTTCCATACCTAAATTCAAGAAGATCTCTTCCAACGACGCTTCCTCAACTTCGAGTCGATACACGTTAACGTGTTGCGAGACGAGGTAGCTATTGATCGTAGCAATATCGTGTTCACTTTGGACGATGAACGTCGAGTGAGTAGAGGAGACGTTGACGTCTTTCGCAAGTGTCGACAACTTGGTCTGCAGATGTTGTTGTGTATCATTATCGAGCGGTGCATGTTTTACGTGAACGGTGATGTTCTTCTCATGTTGTTCCCGTAACTCCTCCATCGTGCCTTGCGTCTGAATCGTTCCGTCCTGCATGATCGCAATCTCCGTACACAGTTTTTCGACCTCGTCTAAGTTATGAGACGTTAAGAAAATCGTCGTTCCGTCTGCTGCGATCTTGCGAATCAACGTATGAATCCCGAGAATCGAGTTGGCATCAACGCCAGACGTCGGTTCATCTAAAAACAGGATTTCCGGTCGATTAATCAGGGCTTGGGCGATCCCGAGCTTTTTTTTCATCCCGAACGAGTAGTTCTTCGTTTTTACATCGATGGCGTCTTCGAGTTGGACATCACGGAGGAGTTGCTTTAACTCGTCCGTCGTCGTCTTCAGACCGAGGACTTTGCTGAAATACTTCAAGTGATCGAGCGCCGTGAAGTTTTCGTAAAAGGTCGAGTAATCCGGCAGGACGCCGATTCGAGTTCGGACGTCCTTCAAGGAATCGTTCGGTGCTCCGAGTAACTCGAACGTTCCGGATGTCGGACGGACAAGACCTGTGATCATGTTGATGAATGTTGATTTACCGGCGCCATTTTGACCAAGGAAGCCGAAGATGGCCCCTTGTTTGATTTCGAGATTCAACTGGTTGACGACGGTCTTATTGCCGTACTGTTTCGTTAGATTGGTTGCGCGAAGGGCTAGCATCATAAATCTCTCCTTTTAAAGATCATCAAGCTCGCGATGACGAAGACGGCGATATGGATCAAGACAAGATACGTGTATGCAGTGTTTTCTTGCGTATAGTAATAATAGGGCGTCAAGTAAGACAACGTATCAACGATGACATTCTTCGAAATAAGACTCCACATCCCAATGACCGGAAGCGCGATCGAGATGAAGATACCGACGAACATCGTCATTGCAGAGCTGTTGACGACTGTCGAAAGAAACAGCGACAGACCGATGAAGTAAGAGACGAAGATGATGCTTTGGATCAAATCGACGATCGAGAACGATTTTGAAAACGGAACGATCAACAAGAGGGCAACTGTCAGACAGAGGACCCAGAACGAAACGTTGCCTAAAAACTTTCCGAAAATGATGTTCTCACGAGATGTTTTCGTCGCAAGAAAACGAATCGTCTTCGATTCAATCTCTTTGTTGACGCTACTATGAGAAATACTCGTCACGAATAAAGGAGATGCTAAGAACAGAAGCAGCATCAAACCGATGATATAGGCATTGTCACCTAGACCGAGATCACTGAGTTGTCCTTTGAACTGGCTGACGAGTTTAGCAGAACCAATCGTCACACCGAACAAGACGGCGATGATCAGGATGGCTCGAATACTTTGGAAAAGCGATTTAAATTCTCGAAGTGTAATCGCGAACATACCGACACACCTTTCTGTTTGAGTTTAGTATTGTCGTGCTATCTTTTTATTCTTCGTGACGTTAGTGATACCGGCAATCAAATAAGCGATTGAACCAAAGACACCGGCGAGTAATGTGAAGATCCCACCGAGAATTGCAGTAATGATCAACATCTTTCCTGCTGAACCGTTTTTGCGAATCCGGACGATCGAGACGATTCCACCTATCGTACATAAGAGAGAGACGGCACCAAGGTACAAGAAGAATTGTTGGAAGGATGTGAGGATTTGGGTAGACGTGACATCCGTAATGTTCTCATCCTGGATGAATTGATCGACCAACTCCTTCATGCCAGCGTGATCCGCAATCGATCCAGACAATAGAAACCCACCTAAACATAATGATCCAAACAAGACGATACCGATGACAGCAAATATGTATTCCGTTGTTCTTTTCAAGTAAAACACTCCTTTTCCTTATTTTTCCGATTTGACAATCCTAAACTACCATGACTCGAATCACTATGACAAGCGAAATAATGAATATATTTTAATTATTTATTGGTTAAATGTTTAATTAATATCAAAAATACTTTAACTTTATTTAAGTGAATGCTATTATGGTGACATGGGAGGGAAATGGTAAATGAAAAAAGATGATGTTCCAGATTGGGTTTTATCTCTAGAATTGGAAGAGATGGAATTCGTTAAAAAATTCATCGTAAGCTCGGGTTCTTTGAAAGAACTGGCGAAACATTATGATGTCTCCTATCCCACAGTCCGGATTCGCGTCGATCGGATCATTCAGAAAATCGAAGTGAATGAGAAAATCGAGAATGAACCGTTCATCGCATACATTAAACAAATGGCTATCGAAGACCGGATCACGATTGAAGATGCCAAAAAAATCATCGAAAAATATCGACTTGAGAGGGGTAACAATCAATGAACTTTTTCATTTCTGCTCTAATTATCAGTATCTGTTTAGGAATACAGTATTTCTTATCAAGCCGTCACAATCCGTATCTCGGTATCATCATGCCAATCATTTTAGTGATTTTCCTGACATGGCGTTACTTTGATGGTAGATACAATAGTTTTTTAGCCTATGTATTGATTTTAGGAGTCGGCATGATTTCACTGTGGGAACAATGGTCGCGTGGTCGAAAGAAGCTTAAAGAGAATCAAGAAAAAGAACTAGAACGGATGCGCGTCCACGATACATTGTGAGTTACAACCATACATAGCGTTTTTTAGAGAAAAATGAGAGTCGCCTCGGTTTCGATGATGAAACCGAGGCGACTCTCATTTATGTGATCCGGGCTAGATTCATATTACGTCATTTTAATCGAGTTCAATCTTCACTGTCGTATCCTTTGGAAACGCATCATCCGCAGCAAAGAGAACGAATACCTTCTGGTCATCAGGAACTTGATAGACTAAATCAACGGTTGACTTATATGGTGAGAGATACTGATAACTGTTTCTGAATGCTTTCTTATTATGATTGACGTAATCAACGGTTTCATATTCTTTTCCGTCGAGCGACGTCAATGTAAAGGTGCCGGGTCGGTAAATAGCATAAGCGCCTTTTACTCTATTGTCGGGATCGTACATGACAACAGGAACCGTAACGAACCGATAACCGCTCTTTTCCTTTAGATCGAGTTCTTTCGGTGTTGGAATGAGTGATTTAGCATAGAACAGTTCAGAGGTGGCTTCCGGATCGCCCGGATACGTTTGGATGACTCCTTTTTTCATCAGTTTTTTTAGTGCTGTTTGATCACCTGTTTTCTTGTCAGCAGATGTTTTTGGATCAGTGGTCAAATCCTTTAATTTTTGTCCGCTCGTCTGTTGCTGAGGAGCACTCTGTGTTGTAGTCGTCGAGGATTCCGTTGAGGCGAACAAGAATAGGCTTGCCACTCCGATACACAAGGAAGCGGCGATGGATCCAAGTGCCCATTTGAAACGCCGTTCTGTCGCTTGCGTATTTTCGACGATACTGCCGAGTGCAGCATTTGGTGTAATCCGGACGGCACGCTCGGCAGGGAGCAAGGCACCTAACAGACCCGTGATCACTGGAATCAAGAGCATGATGCTGAGGAAAGCAAGCTCTTGGACCGGGAATTGCCCGTAAACGAAGCCGATCATCCCAAGTGCTGTCAGAAGACCAATCACGCCAGCACATAGTCCTGTCATCATGCCTTCACTTAGCACGAGTAAACGAACTTGACCGTCTTGCCAGCCCGTTGCTTTAAGGACAGCAAGCTGATTCTTGCGTTCATTGACGTTTTGCCACATGATTTCTGTCGTCGTCAGGATGGCAATCAGTAAAGCGACACCCATCGCGACGTAATGCATCGTCCCGACTTCAAGCGCGACATATTCGCCGAGCCACGTTGCGTACAAGACGCCTTTCAGTCGGAACGTGATGAAGAGGAAGAAGATGAACAGACTCGTCGGTAAGGCGATCGCAATGACCGAAAGCAATGTCCGTTGCCAGTAGGTGACGAGCTGATTGATGCTCATCCCGAGGGCGCTACGCGCACGAACGAAACGGCGACCTTTTGAGACTTCACCGGAACGCATGCTTTCGTACGGTTTGATCCGACGGATGAGCGTCATCGGCACGAGCGTTCCACCCCAGTAAATAAGTAAACCAGCAAGACCAATCAATAAAATTCGACCGATCGCAATCGGGTTGTCCGTCGTGACCCAGAAAGAACCGAGAATCGTCCAGGCAATCAAGACGACGAGTGTCCCGAGCAATGTGGCCTCGAGGAACAATAGTTTCGACAGCTGACGCGGGCGCCAACCAAGTGATAGTAAAATCGCGAATTCTTTCTTTCGTGCATACAGCAGGATGATGTTCGAGCTGAAGACATAGACGAGCGCGACAGCGATGACA encodes the following:
- a CDS encoding ABC transporter ATP-binding protein, producing MSNCIHLEIQQKTFPKSNFSILKNFTLTVQSGEKLAIVGPSGVGKTSLLNILGLLDTHYEGTYTLFDSSTADLTTKQLATWRNQKIGFVLQESALIPSLTIEDNIKLPLLYANLEKDPTTLAYVKEVVHRIGIASILKKKPHECSGGQRSRAVFARAVIMKPDIILADEPTASLDTENKEKIMNLLFDLNQTVQTTIITVTHDLDVANRHDRMITLQELD
- a CDS encoding ABC transporter substrate-binding protein — protein: MRRKTWMTALTLLVLSSLMLAACSGQAEQSNEKTRTITHEAGKTKVPEKPKKVVALEFSFVDALDELGITPVGIAQENKTDVSGLLGKDISFTEVGTRQQPNLEVISSLQPDLIIGDFNRHKGIYKQLQEIAPTIILKSRNATYEENIDSFKTIAEAVGKTKQMDDRLALHEERLQAAKKKVDPKDDRKVMVGVFRADSLTAHGETSFDGELLEKIGIENAVTKTAEPTVTITLEQMVKWDPDVIFMAEADPKLLKEWKDNPLWNQITAVKNGEVYEVNRDLWTRYRGLDAAEQIVDEAIQLLKQK
- a CDS encoding NUDIX hydrolase; protein product: MDRYTLCLIRHADHFLLVNRQKRPAMGMWNGVGGKIEPGETPEAAVIRETFEETGIPLTSVTSKGIVRLHGKETSGMYLYLADLEDRPFPTPVMTVEGILDWKSLDWILGDDNMGVISNLRHYLPIALSTEHPLLHDFHYDGHTITAYETHELIET
- a CDS encoding FecCD family ABC transporter permease, giving the protein MQRKRLIFVLILLSGLAVYSSLFFGITQMNPVHLVQEWISGTTSKAGLVLTNLRLPRLLLGLLLGANLAVAGAIMQAVTRNPLASPQVFGVNAGASFLVVLSLLIFPSLGTANLLYFAFVGALLGGVLVFSFASIRGMTALKLALVGMAIHLLLTSLTKGLILFNDRITNVLYWLSGSLSDASWLELRIVLPWSLVGLILAASLAKSLAVFQLGQDVAVGLGQKVTRIRLLAGISVVLLAGVTVAVAGAIGFIGLMVPHITRRLVGEDYRIVLPVSAVIGGLLLTYADVLARFIAYPYESPVGIVTSLLGAPFFLILARRQMKGGLR
- a CDS encoding DUF554 domain-containing protein — encoded protein: MVLTGTLVNTVLIIIGTLLGLMFHRIPERMKETVLQAIGLAVVVLGIQMGMKSTNFLIVIGSLVLGGAIGEWFRLDEKLDRMGAWLERKISRGRPSNIAEGFVTATLIFVIGAMGVLGALDGGLRQDHDVLYTKGLIDGFTALVLSSTLGIGVMFSAIPVFLYQGAIALSAVAITKFIPDAALQEFILEMTATGGVMIAAIGLNLAGITKIRVANLLPGIVIVAVIVTGLHLF
- a CDS encoding arylamine N-acetyltransferase family protein, producing MDWMKDLEQRIEFQLDAITFDQLPDLLEAFAYQLPFENTTVLEKRIRPFSDERFIETFLTERRGGVCYDLNGLLHRVLQELNCPVRLVQATVYDTKSDAWSATGPTHVAIIWNETHLLDTGFGVNLPLVPVPLNGETVHSASGSYRIINNDILEMKRTGQAEFVTGYRFDRETSITTDDLSKMEQIIQQSDASPFNKGRLVAMRTPTGQKTLTERTLRIEETTTTELPVAGPAQLEMLYNTHFLGRES
- a CDS encoding FecCD family ABC transporter permease, with translation MREMRRILLVAVIVFVTSFALLSVGSIQLSLTELWQSFFGGKDAFIVQNYRLPRTVLAFLAGASFALAGVILQSVIRNPLISPDVIGVTNGASLFAVLTIALVPDGPLLLTPIAAFIGAALVMLALMMLERGGNVSRSSFALLGIAVSAICASGTEYLLIKFPLQTNDSLVWLAGSLFGKGWQQVLILAPVLVVIGAILFYRHRQLDVLSLSEEVSIGLGLPIQRTRHVFLALAVVLAGIAVATVGAIGFIGLIAPHMARRLVGHKHLAVLPMALLLGGGLLVVADALGRGIHPPLEVPAGLITAIIGVPYFLYLLRREKAA
- a CDS encoding DMT family transporter, producing MRPIIYGILAAMFFAVTFILNQSMQGAGGHWIYSASLRFFLMLPFFVVIVLMRRGIGRVLQALRADIGFWLLYGTIGFGLFYGSICLAADHAPGWLIAGTWQLTILAGPLLAPLFKQRIPWSALKYSVLIVLGVVVMQLSVAVSLSLQSLLFGALPVLVAAIAYPLGNRKMMERYGNELDVFERILGMTIASLPFWIVLSVIAYIQVGLPSVSQVTQSGFVALFSGVIATSLFFYATSLVRTEPVRLAAIEATQSFEIVFTVIGEILFLHAALPTGLATFGIILVMLGMTLHSLNQAERTVVRPAKRKIN
- a CDS encoding ABC transporter permease, with protein sequence MVILLFAANYLTFSTVRSIISTYQGYQEMTALHDRNAFVANLDPDSNPDFDSIDIEDTQKIYQYLDQNFDYVLHSDGFVVPLKNKQDMEVQFNYINEAAYQLRDFPLSKGKPLQFEETRKQDHLPVLIGPGLAESYSLGSTIQTINPVTNKPVLLHVQGILKKNIYRSSFYAPNSKHYYNFAVFVPVDSAFIQNAGLDLHVNALMDLVLLDSSEKKMNQLRTLIHQNTGMTFNFYTQQDNYAFFKEYYSSSLMLMSLLSVALLFLVLLLSIWISFVSVRLMIKDITIHLLVGLSYATLRKLFYRYFAILFFINLVVLMSSVAYSRHLFWTTKESAFVTYGFLGLIDIDWVALAAVLVIDIVIGTIIVELTMKKIKQIPISIGVLE